One Malus sylvestris chromosome 14, drMalSylv7.2, whole genome shotgun sequence DNA segment encodes these proteins:
- the LOC126599593 gene encoding probable methyltransferase PMT18: MARDISGGSQKHHHVESKKKRLTWIFGIFALCIACYMLGAWQTTSAPVNRSELYQRVGCDETSSQSGNKTSSPVSSSPLRLDFESHHQVDVNKTEAVQKFPPCDMSYSEYTPCQDPRRGRKFDRKMLKHRERHCPTKEEQLLCLIPAPPKYKTPFKWPQSRDFAWYDNIPHRELSIEKAVQNWIQVEGDRFRFPGGGTMFPRGADAYIDDINGLIPLTKGNIRTAIDTGCGVASWGAYLLKRNIVTMSFAPRDSHAAQVQFALERGVPAMIGVMASKRLPYPARAFDMAHCSRCLIPWMNYDGMYLIEVDRVLRPGGYWVLSGPPINWKKHWRGWERTEEDLKQEQDSIESVAKRLCWKKVIEKNDLAIWQKPINHVECIKSRKVYKTPHICKSDNPDMAWERDMESCITPLPETSDPNDVAGGALEKWPERAFAVPPRISSGSIPGITAEKLREDNQLWKERVEHYKRIVPISKGRYRNVMDMNAYLGGFAAALSKYPVWVMSTVPANSNQDTLGVIYERGFIGTYQDWCEAFSTYPRTYDLIHAGGVFSIYQDRCDITLILLEMDRILRPEGTVVIRDTVEILVKIKAITDGMRWKSQIMDHESGPFNPEKILLAVKTYWTGEEKKGS; the protein is encoded by the exons ATGGCCAGGGATATTAGTGGTGGATCGCAAAAGCACCACCACGTAGAATCCAAGAAGAAGAGGCTCACTTGGATCTTCGGGATTTTTGCGCTCTGCATAGCATGTTACATGTTAGGAGCTTGGCAAACCACTTCTGCCCCTGTCAATCGATCTGAGCTCTACCAAAGGGTTGGTTGTGATGAAACGTCATCTCAATCCGGGAACAAAACCTCCTCACCCGTGTCATCATCTCCGCTTCGCTTGGACTTCGAAAGCCATCATCAAGTGGACGTCAACAAAACCGAGGCCGTTCAAAAGTTCCCACCGTGTGACATGTCCTACAGCGAGTACACTCCATGCCAGGATCCAAGAAGGGGGAGGAAATTTGACAGGAAAATGTTGAAACACAGAGAGAGGCACTGCCCTACCAAAGAAGAACAACTTCTTTGCCTTATTCCTGCTCCGCCAAAGTATAAGACTCCTTTCAAGTGGCCTCAGAGTCGTGATTTTGCTTGGTATGACAACATTCCCCATAGAGAACTCAGCATTGAGAAAGCTGTCCAGAATTGGATTCAAGTCGAGGGTGACAGGTTTAGATTCCCCGGGGGAGGTACCATGTTTCCAAGGGGAGCTGATGCGTACATAGATGACATTAACGGACTCATTCCTCTCACTAAGGGCAACATCAGAACTGCAATTGATACCGGCTGTGGT GTAGCCAGTTGGGGTGCTTACCTGTTGAAGAGGAACATCGTGACAATGTCTTTTGCACCGAGAGATTCGCATGCAGCGCAAGTTCAGTTTGCATTGGAGCGTGGAGTTCCCGCTATGATTGGTGTCATGGCTTCTAAGAGGCTTCCCTACCCTGCAAGGGCTTTCGATATGGCTCACTGTTCCCGCTGCTTGATCCCTTGGATGAACTATG ATGGTATGTATCTCATTGAAGTGGACAGAGTTCTAAGGCCTGGTGGTTATTGGGTTCTCTCCGGGCCGCCTATTAACTGGAAAAAACACTGGAGGGGATGGGAGAGAACTGAAGAGGATTTGAAGCAAGAGCAAGATTCTATTGAGTCTGTTGCAAAGCGCCTGTGCTGGAAGAAGGTGATCGAGAAGAATGATCTTGCAATCTGGCAAAAACCTATCAATCACGTCGAATGCATTAAGAGCAGGAAGGTGTATAAAACACCACATATATGCAAATCAGACAATCCAGATATGGCTTG GGAAAGAGACATGGAGAGTTGCATTACTCCTCTACCGGAGACAAGCGATCCTAATGACGTTGCTGGTGGGGCGTTAGAGAAGTGGCCTGAACGTGCATTTGCTGTCCCTCCGAGAATCAGCAGTGGTTCAATACCAGGAATCACAGCTGAGAAACTCCGTGAGGATAATCAACTGTGGAAGGAAAGGGTGGAACATTACAAGAGGATTGTACCAATTTCCAAAGGAAGATATCGGAATGTGATGGACATGAATGCTTACCTCGGTGGATTTGCTGCAGCATTGTCAAAATATCCAGTGTGGGTTATGAGCACCGTCCCCGCCAACTCAAACCAGGACACCCTTGGTGTAATTTACGAACGTGGTTTTATTGGAACGTACCAGGACTGGTGTGAGGCTTTCTCAACGTACCCTAGAACATACGATCTCATCCACGCTGGTGGGGTCTTCAGCATATATCAGGACAG GTGTGACATAACACTCATTTTGCTGGAGATGGATAGGATTCTGAGGCCGGAAGGAACGGTTGTGATTAGGGATACAGTAGAGATCCTGGTGAAGATAAAGGCGATTACAGACGGAATGAGGTGGAAGAGCCAGATTATGGATCACGAGAGTGGACCTTTTAACCCAGAGAAAATTCTTCTTGCAGTGAAAACTTACTGGACTggtgaagaaaaaaagggaagcTAG